The following proteins are encoded in a genomic region of Periophthalmus magnuspinnatus isolate fPerMag1 chromosome 23, fPerMag1.2.pri, whole genome shotgun sequence:
- the ndufa12 gene encoding NADH dehydrogenase [ubiquinone] 1 alpha subcomplex subunit 12, which yields MAEYANLVRRALGQIGGHGGVKGFLLQLFRVNDIKTGALIGVDKYGNKYYEDKKHYFFGRHRWVIYTTEMNGKNTLWEVDGSMVPAEWHRWLHCITEDPPTTHPPEPKKFLAEVHQFNVSGSPQQYVPYPTTRKKIHEWVPPKATSQ from the exons ATGGCGGAGTATGCTAACCTCGTCCGAAGGGCTTTGGGGCAGATAGGAGGTCATGGAGGAGTTAAAGGATTTCTGCTGCAGCTTTTTAG agTGAATGATATTAAAACGGGAGCACTGATAGGAGTGGATAAATATGGGAACAAATATTATGAAGACAAGAAGCATTACTTTTTTG GACGTCATCGCTGGGTGATCTACACCACTGAGATGAATGGAAAGAACACTCTATGGGAGGTGGATGGGAGCATGGTGCCAGCTGAATG GCATCGTTGGCTGCACTGCATAACTGAGGATCCCCCCACCACACACCCACCTGAGCCTAAGAAGTTCCTGGCTGAGGTGCATCAGTTCAATGTGAGTGGTTCCCCACAGCAATATGTTCCTTACCCAACGACACGCAAGAAGATCCACGAGTGGGTGCCTCCGAAAGCCACATCTCAGTGA
- the fgd6 gene encoding FYVE, RhoGEF and PH domain-containing protein 6, whose protein sequence is MSTGVKKPPLAPKPKIPVSPKPCPPPIAPKPGVLPQAPASQPSPSTLKRPKPAVAPKPCLSKSTSSTSISHQSSRNSGLHITPDQYKALEDNVPQLNTKNGFLSKTDFREPDYIIPACLCGLQLCSECKHVKNGNATEAVKDLHKDILLNGISSEGCGSAETRLQEKQEEVEVEEKDQNEGIQKRSRDKPQRQKHSDKSCVNQETKNEDVQGQNSCEHEKSNTLPNVEIPETNSQHSPLARIIVDISSTVTPEAVHSSADSALVLDIVEDIVASPLRLYSDSEVPDPPSKPLPVPQPRKFKKPALVRQEGVETATFNQGEQTHSQTDEGNISPYFSVGSEAEKFSHDINGTIEDFNVGESDAPVPPPRQTSLSPSLHRAVHLTLHKNTSKSLELLSQPEKEVELLQTTEDEEDGYGDFARYPITHSLPKQVKLGCRHHLERRAFSAEDHPIPRAPRAPPPRKPQRHSLPVPPPPSCCPPAPPAPPHASAPLRDLPAPPPEKSAWRFSRPSVTFFSRQVPSRCSVPVKSRVPLIGSKQRAQSFSAADLATRMDTQRKSLSFRKLIELRLSVKMLPKLLTRSSLDCTNVETNYTEKQLERTNSCIGDIHEDGESSVEYENVPLYEEIPEYMNLPFHSARLGWPDDADDIYEEQDPYHRCHDSDYESSWLRQDVHSEEDEIHSSDEEYNSSTSSKEQTNEVDRQLEEEIKRKKVVHIAQEIMSSEKVFVDVLKLLHIDFRDAVAQATRQNGKAIMDERILNQILYYLPQLYELNKDLLKELEERVAHWMDHQRLSDIFVKKGPYLKMYSTYIRQFDINVALLDEQCRKNPAFAAVVREFEMSPRCANLALKHYLLKPVQRIPQYQLLLTDYMKNLSADSEDHKDTQAALCIVKEVANHANDIMKQGDNFQKLMQIQYSLNGQHEIVQPGRVFLKEGTLMKLSRKVMQPRMFFLFNDALMYTTPVQSGQYRLNSILSLAGMKVSKPSQEAYQNELNIESVERSFILSANSASERDEWLEAIATAIDDYTKKKITFISSRSQEEAEETVDNGAPLGSKAPIWIPDLRATMCMICTCEFTLTWRRHHCRACGKVVCQACSTNKYYLEYLKNQPARVCDQCFAILQENKDRCASASISPIKAGAFSFTRKQKKIPAALKEVSANTENSSMSGYLNRSKGNKKQWKRLWFVIKDKVLYTYAASEDVAALESQPLLGFFLREEKNGPAQKLQFKLYHKNTLFYIFKADDIPTAQRWIEAFQEAMILEE, encoded by the exons ATGAGCACAG GTGTGAAAAAACCTCCTTTAGCTCCTAAACCTAAGATCCCAGTCTCTCCCAAGCCGTGCCCCCCTCCCATCGCTCCCAAACCTGGTGTCCTGCCCCAGGCTCCTGCTTCTCAGCCGTCCCCATCTACACTCAAGAGACCCAAACCGGCTGTTGCCCCGAAACCCTGTCTTTCCAAATCTACGTCATCAACATCTATTTCACACCAGTCAAGCAGAAACAGTGGGCTTCATATCACACCAGACCAATACAAGGCTTTGGAAGATAATGTTCCACAGCTTAATACAAAAAATGGATTTTTATCAAAGACTGATTTTAGAGAACCAGATTACATCATTCCCGCCTGTTtgtgtggacttcagctctgttCAGAGTGCAAGCATGTTAAAAATGGAAATGCCACTGAGGCTGTGAAAGATTTGCACAAAGACATTTTGCTGAATGGTATTTCTTCAGAAGGATGTGGTTCAGCAGAGACAAGGCTCCAAGAAAAGCAGGAAGAAGTAGAAGTGGAGGAGAAGGATCAAAATGAGGGTATACAGAAAAGGTCTAGGGACAAACCTCAAAGACAGAAACACTCAGATAAATCATGTGTAAATCAAGAGACAAAAAATGAAGATGTACAAGGTCAAAATAGTTGTGAACATGAAAAATCAAACACTCTTCCCAATGTTGAGATACCTGAAACAAACAGTCAACACTCCCCATTAGCAAGGATTATTGTAGATATTTCATCAACTGTAACACCTGAAGCAGTGCATAGTTCTGCAGATTCTGCTCTGGTACTAGACATTGTGGAAGACATCGTGGCATCACCTTTGAGGTTGTACTCAGATTCGGAGGTCCCTGATCCACCGAGTAAACCCCTACCAGTCCCTCAACCACGTAAATTTAAGAAGCCAGCACTTGTGAGGCAGGAGGGTGTGGAAACAGCTACTTTCAATCAAGGGGAACAGACACATAGTCAGACGGATGAGGGAAATATTTCACCATACTTCTCTGTAGGTTCAGAGGCAGAAAAGTTTTCACATGACATAAATGGGACAATAGAAGATTTTAATGTGGGCGAGTCAGATGCTCCTGTCCCTCCCCCTCGACAGACCTCCTTGTCTCCAAGCCTCCACAGAGCAGTACACCTCACACTTCACAAAAATACCTCCAAGTCTCTAGAACTGCTTTCACAACCTGAAAAGGAGGTAGAGCTGCTTCAAACCACTGAGGACGAAGAGGATGGTTATGGGGATTTTGCACGCTACCCCATCACTCACAGCCTTCCAAAGCAGGTCAAACTTGGATGCCGGCATCATTTAGAAAGAAGAGCCTTTTCTGCAGAGGACCATCCAATACCAAGGGCGCCTAGGGCACCACCACCCAGAAAACCTCAGAGACACAGCCTGCCCGTGCCACCTCCTCCATCCTGCTGCCCCCCGGCACCTCCCGCACCTCCACATGCAAGTGCCCCCCTGAGAGATCTTCCTGCTCCACCACCTGAGAAATCTGCATGGAGATTCAGCCGACCATCAGTGACTTTCTTTAGCCGACAGGTGCCCAGTCGGTGCAGCGTGCCAGTGAAAAGTCGGGTCCCTCTAATTGGGAGCAAGCAGAGGGCACAGTCTTTCTCTGCAGCTGACCTGGCAACGCGGATGGACACCCAGAGGAAAAGCCTGTCTTTCCGAAAGCTTATTGAATTAAGGCTTTCTGTAAAGATGCTGCCCAAACTGCTAACGAGGAGTTCTCTAGATTGTACCAATGTGGAGACAaactacacagaaaaacaactgGAGCGGACTAATAGTTGCATTGGGGATATACATGAAGATGGAGAGAGCTCTGTAGAGTATGAGAATGTCCCCCTGTATGAGGAGATACCGGAGTACATGAACCTGCCGTTTCACAGTGCAAGACTGGGATGGCCTGATGATGCAGATGATATCTATGAAGAACAAGACCCCTACCACAGGTGTCATGACAGCGACTATGAAAG TAGTTGGCTGAGGCAGGATGTCCACTCTGAGGAAGATGAAATTCATAGCTCAGATGAAGAATATAACAGTTCAACATCCAGCAAAGAGCAAACTAATGAAGTGGACCGGCAG CTTGAAGAAGAAATCAAACGTAAGAAAGTGGTGCACATTGCTCAGGAGATCATGAGTTCAGAAAAAGT gtTTGTAGATGTCCTGAAGCTTCTTCACATA GACTTCCGAGATGCTGTTGCCCAGGCGACCCGTCAGAATGGCAAGGCCATAATGGATGAGCGCATCCTCAACCAAATCTTGTATTATCTGCCTCAGCTGTATGAGCTAAATAAAGACCTGCTGAAGGAGCTGGAAGAGAGAGTGGCTCACtg GATGGATCATCAGAGACTGTCTGACATCTTTGTCAAAAAGGGCCCTTATCTAAAAATGTACTCCACCTACATTCGTCAGTTTGACATCAACGTGGCTCTGTTGGATGAACAATGCAGAAAAAACCCAGCATTTGCTGCTGTTGTTCGAGAGTTTGAG atGAGTCCAAGATGTGCAAATTTAGCTCTGAAACACTACTTGTTAAAACCAGTGCAACGAATCCCCCAATACCAGCTTCTGCTCACAG attaCATGAAGAATCTCTCTGCTGATTCAGAAGATCACAAAGACACTCAAG CTGCACTGTGTATAGTGAAAGAAGTGGCCAACCATGCTAATGACATTATGAAACAAGGG GATAACTTCCAGAAGCTGATGCAAATTCAGTACAGTCTCAACGGTCAGCATGAAATTGTACAACCAGGAAGG GTGTTTTTAAAAGAGGGCACTTTGATGAAGCTTTCACGGAAGGTTATGCAGCCTCGAATGTTTTTCTTG tttaatgaTGCCCTAATGTATACCACACCAGTCCAATCTGGGCAGTACAGACTGAACAGTATCCTCTCCTTAGCTGGAATGAAG gtGAGCAAACCCAGCCAAGAGGCCTATCAGAACGAGCTGAATATTGAGAGCGTGGAGCGCTCTTTTATACTGTCAGCTAA CTCAGCCTCAGAAAGAGATGAGTGGTTGGAGGCTATTGCCACAGCAATAGATGATTACACCAAGAAGAAAATAACATTCATATCAAGTCGTAGCCAGGAGGAG GCCGAGGAAACTGTAGATAATGGGGCTCCGCTGGGTTCAAAAGCTCCGATTTGGATCCCGGACCTGCGGGCAACAATGTGCATGATATGTACCTGTGAGTTCACTCTTACCTGGAGAAGACATCACTGCCGAGCCTGTGGCAAG GTGGTGTGTCAGGCCTGCTCCACTAATAAGTACTATCTGGAGTACTTAAAGAACCAGCCTGCACGTGTTTGTGACCAGTGCTTTGCTATACTACAAGAAAATA AAGATCGTTGCGCATCAGCATCAATATCCCCAATCAAAGCTGGAGCTTTTTCCTTCACTAGGAAACAGAAGAAGATTCCTGCTGCACTAAAAGAG GTTTCAGCTAATACAGAAAACTCATCAATGAGTGGCTACTTAAACAGATCTAAAGGTAACAAAAAGCAGTGGAAAAGGCTCTGGTTTGTTATCAAGGATAAAGTCCTCTATACCTATGCAGCCAGTGAG GATGTTGCTGCATTGGAAAGTCAGCCTTTGTTAGGCTTCTTTCTGCGAGAAGAGAAAAATGGACCTGCACAGAAGTTACAGTTTAAGCTgtatcacaaaaacacactatttTACATCTTTAAAGCAGATGACATACCGACTGCACAAAG ATGGATTGAGGCATTTCAAGAGGCAATGATACTTGAAGAATAA